From Rhodothermia bacterium, one genomic window encodes:
- a CDS encoding MotA/TolQ/ExbB proton channel family protein — MATNTQTAKKPSAGFPVALVIPVIFLITWLIYLFVLGDGSNFQGGNNANEPLPGNYLGVVYKGGFIVPFLMGFFLIVVVAMIERFFTLNKAKGKGSIAEFVRKIQAYLHANDVDGAIAECDKQRGSVASVVRNGLVKYGQMQSANDLTMDQKVGAIASEIEESTSLELPILEKNLPILATLAPTATLLGLIGTVLGMIKAFAALANAGAPDAGALATGISEALINTALGISTSFFAIIAYSYFTNKIDQMTYGIDEASFSMQQTFANMNR, encoded by the coding sequence ATGGCAACCAACACGCAAACCGCCAAAAAACCAAGTGCAGGCTTTCCGGTAGCACTCGTAATCCCTGTGATCTTTCTTATTACATGGTTGATTTACTTGTTCGTACTCGGAGACGGAAGTAACTTCCAAGGTGGCAACAACGCAAACGAACCACTACCAGGAAACTATCTTGGCGTGGTGTATAAAGGGGGCTTCATCGTACCCTTCCTTATGGGATTTTTCTTGATTGTAGTCGTAGCAATGATTGAGCGTTTCTTTACCCTAAATAAAGCAAAAGGAAAAGGCTCTATTGCTGAATTCGTACGTAAAATTCAGGCTTATTTACATGCAAACGACGTAGATGGCGCAATTGCCGAGTGTGACAAACAACGTGGTTCTGTCGCCAGTGTGGTACGTAACGGCTTGGTAAAATATGGCCAAATGCAATCAGCTAATGATTTGACGATGGATCAAAAAGTAGGCGCAATTGCTTCCGAGATTGAAGAGTCCACCTCGCTTGAGTTACCAATTCTTGAAAAGAACCTGCCAATTTTGGCCACTTTAGCACCAACTGCGACCCTTTTGGGTCTGATCGGTACGGTACTTGGGATGATCAAGGCGTTTGCCGCTCTTGCTAATGCAGGCGCTCCAGATGCAGGCGCTCTTGCAACGGGTATCTCCGAAGCGTTGATCAATACGGCTTTGGGTATCTCTACCTCGTTCTTTGCGATTATTGCGTATTCCTACTTTACCAATAAGATTGACCAAATGACGTATGGCATTGACGAAGCCAGCTTCTCGATGCAACAAACGTTTGCCAACATGAACCGTTAA
- a CDS encoding biopolymer transporter ExbD: MPKVNIKRKSTVLDMTAMVDVSFLLLTFFIMTTQFRSPEPIVVDTPSSISDTKVPEMDIMTISVDKEDKIYFSIDNPKHRETLLDNMRSKYPQLQLNANQKKHFVYGSSVGSPISQLPSLLDHAPAEHSNIKQEGIPTDSTDNQLGNWIVQGRFANPNVRITIKADASAKYPTIKKVIKTLTERNINKFNLITDLEEKPKNL, encoded by the coding sequence ATGCCAAAAGTCAATATTAAACGTAAGAGTACCGTACTCGACATGACGGCGATGGTGGACGTTTCTTTCCTGTTGCTTACGTTCTTCATTATGACCACCCAATTCCGTTCTCCGGAACCAATTGTGGTGGATACACCGTCTTCGATTTCGGATACCAAAGTTCCTGAAATGGATATCATGACCATCTCGGTGGATAAAGAGGATAAAATCTATTTCTCGATAGACAATCCGAAACACCGCGAGACCTTATTGGATAACATGCGTTCGAAGTATCCCCAGCTCCAGCTAAATGCGAATCAAAAGAAGCATTTTGTGTATGGAAGTTCGGTTGGGTCACCCATTAGCCAATTACCAAGCCTGCTAGACCATGCGCCAGCGGAGCACTCCAACATTAAACAGGAAGGGATTCCTACGGACTCTACCGACAACCAGTTGGGTAATTGGATCGTTCAAGGCCGTTTTGCGAACCCCAATGTTCGTATTACCATTAAGGCCGATGCAAGTGCTAAATATCCAACCATTAAAAAGGTGATCAAGACCTTAACGGAACGTAACATCAATAAATTTAACCTGATTACGGACTTGGAAGAAAAACCCAAGAACTTGTAA
- a CDS encoding biopolymer transporter ExbD — translation MADIEPSGGQEKGGKKRSKKLSTRVDFTPMVDLAFLLITFFMLTTTFAKPQAMEINMPEKEKPGDPPPPEVKASTVMTLLLGKENKVVYYEGLPEEGANTKTEVTDFGANGIRKALIKKKQEVDAREDKKDKTLVLIKPSEESNYRNLVDSIDEMAIVGIKRYAIIDMQPVERDLLKKAGY, via the coding sequence ATGGCAGATATAGAACCGAGTGGTGGTCAGGAAAAAGGGGGGAAGAAGCGATCTAAAAAGTTGTCCACCCGCGTTGATTTTACACCGATGGTGGACCTTGCCTTCCTCTTAATCACCTTCTTTATGTTGACGACTACGTTTGCAAAGCCTCAGGCGATGGAAATCAACATGCCAGAAAAAGAAAAACCAGGGGATCCACCACCACCAGAAGTGAAAGCCTCCACGGTAATGACGCTCCTCCTTGGGAAAGAAAACAAGGTTGTCTATTATGAAGGTCTTCCTGAAGAAGGCGCTAACACAAAAACAGAAGTGACCGATTTTGGCGCGAATGGTATTCGGAAAGCGCTCATCAAGAAAAAACAGGAAGTTGACGCACGAGAAGACAAAAAAGATAAAACACTTGTGTTGATCAAGCCTTCAGAAGAAAGCAATTACCGGAATTTGGTGGACAGCATAGACGAGATGGCCATCGTTGGCATTAAGCGTTACGCCATCATTGATATGCAGCCAGTAGAAAGAGACTTGCTCAAAAAAGCAGGTTATTAA
- a CDS encoding TonB family protein — translation MATVNPQEVPELVELIFANRNKAYGAYELRKIFPSFYRRAAVLGILLVGTAISAPLLITKFGLNKKEKEVNVVAKLENLPPPPPINKNEPPPPPPPVPPPPVRPTVRFVEPVVKKDAEVRDEEPPPMIEEMENKDISTKTQEGDINAKPVVEDVVYVEAAPKEEEKKVVEAPPKEEKPKEPEIFTFVEQNPEFPGGAAAMNEYLQTNIQYPEIARRAGIEGPVFVQFVVDEAGRISQAQVVRSIGGGCDEEALRVVNAMPAWRPGKQNGQPVKVRYTVQVRFRLR, via the coding sequence ATGGCTACAGTCAACCCACAAGAAGTCCCGGAACTTGTGGAGCTTATATTCGCTAACCGCAATAAAGCATATGGCGCTTATGAACTCCGTAAGATATTTCCGTCTTTTTATCGTCGTGCGGCAGTACTTGGCATTTTATTGGTGGGAACGGCTATCAGTGCACCTTTGTTGATCACCAAATTTGGCCTTAACAAAAAGGAAAAGGAGGTAAACGTAGTGGCGAAATTGGAGAATCTTCCTCCGCCACCACCGATTAACAAGAACGAGCCGCCTCCACCGCCGCCTCCGGTACCGCCTCCCCCTGTTCGCCCTACTGTTCGCTTTGTGGAGCCGGTTGTTAAGAAGGACGCCGAAGTCCGTGACGAAGAACCGCCACCCATGATCGAGGAGATGGAGAACAAAGACATCAGTACCAAAACCCAAGAAGGCGACATCAACGCCAAACCAGTGGTTGAGGACGTGGTGTATGTAGAAGCTGCACCGAAGGAAGAGGAAAAGAAAGTTGTAGAAGCACCGCCGAAGGAAGAAAAGCCGAAAGAACCGGAAATCTTCACCTTCGTAGAACAAAACCCCGAATTTCCGGGTGGGGCTGCTGCAATGAACGAATATTTGCAAACCAATATTCAATATCCAGAAATTGCCCGTCGTGCGGGAATTGAAGGGCCAGTATTCGTACAATTCGTTGTTGATGAAGCAGGCCGCATCTCTCAAGCACAAGTGGTTCGGAGTATTGGAGGTGGTTGCGATGAGGAAGCCTTGCGCGTTGTGAATGCAATGCCAGCATGGCGTCCGGGTAAGCAGAATGGTCAACCTGTAAAAGTACGTTACACGGTTCAAGTTCGCTTCCGTCTTCGTTAA
- a CDS encoding PD-(D/E)XK nuclease family transposase produces the protein MPHFTQTEEELGITYDMWLYVLKYLPNLTERPKRVFEKLVEAAEIAKFTPEEKEQYEESLKSNRDLKNVIETAFIEGEIKGKIEKKSSYFINAFERSKLPLAEIAEDFDVSMGF, from the coding sequence ATGCCACATTTCACGCAAACAGAAGAAGAATTGGGAATCACGTATGACATGTGGTTATACGTGTTAAAGTACTTGCCAAATTTAACCGAAAGACCAAAGCGTGTATTTGAGAAATTAGTAGAAGCCGCCGAGATTGCAAAGTTCACCCCCGAAGAAAAGGAGCAATACGAGGAAAGTTTAAAATCAAATAGAGACCTCAAAAATGTGATTGAAACCGCTTTTATTGAGGGGGAAATAAAAGGGAAGATCGAAAAAAAATCTTCTTATTTCATAAATGCCTTTGAAAGAAGTAAGTTACCTTTGGCAGAAATAGCCGAAGACTTTGATGTAAGTATGGGCTTTTAA
- the scpB gene encoding SMC-Scp complex subunit ScpB: protein MEVISASSLLELTENTLDRAVEALIFASDDPLTYAVFVEVLTRTIGNTVSLPEEALAASVMRINARYATMNSALCIEKWAGGYRMATSSEVAPYLRVLFSTQTVQKLSRPAMETLSVVAYKQPVTKPEIDFIRGVNSDYAVRKLLETGFIEVAGRSEAVGHPLLYTTTAFFLEQFGLADLSGLPQLREIEELLKDPAFESEREELLKLEKIEAHEAKQP, encoded by the coding sequence GTGGAAGTCATCAGTGCATCTTCACTACTTGAATTAACAGAAAATACCTTAGATCGCGCGGTAGAGGCTTTGATTTTTGCTTCTGACGATCCGTTAACGTATGCGGTGTTTGTAGAGGTTCTTACCCGTACCATCGGAAATACAGTGTCTTTACCTGAAGAGGCGTTAGCCGCTTCCGTTATGAGGATTAATGCACGCTATGCAACGATGAACAGCGCGCTTTGTATTGAAAAATGGGCTGGAGGTTATCGAATGGCCACATCGTCGGAGGTTGCACCTTATCTCCGCGTCTTGTTTTCAACACAGACCGTACAAAAACTTTCGCGTCCTGCTATGGAGACTTTGTCGGTTGTCGCCTACAAGCAGCCGGTTACAAAACCGGAAATTGACTTTATTCGGGGGGTTAACTCGGATTACGCTGTTCGAAAGTTGTTAGAAACGGGTTTTATCGAAGTGGCGGGACGTAGCGAAGCGGTTGGTCATCCACTTTTATATACGACAACAGCCTTTTTTTTGGAGCAATTTGGTTTAGCCGATCTTTCGGGTTTACCACAACTGCGCGAAATAGAAGAGTTGCTTAAAGACCCCGCTTTTGAGTCGGAGCGGGAGGAACTGTTGAAATTAGAAAAAATTGAGGCTCACGAAGCAAAACAACCCTAA
- a CDS encoding rRNA pseudouridine synthase, with amino-acid sequence MSSNNPKMSKKSADRQNPKGPKPDQARLSSGSSTQKPMKRVPRKGDKTGQKPLGEPISEAMRLNRFLAVAGVASRRKADEIIAEGFVTVNGELVREMGTLVQPGDIVVMNGKTLTPQHYRYILLNKPENTITTVEDDRGRKTVLDLVALPENNEIRIYPVGRLDRDTVGALLLTNDGELANRLMHPRYQIEKYYLVEADKSVKPSTLETFKEGIMLEEGLAKMDDADYVALPDRTKIGVKLHEGKNRQIRRMFEAAGHEVKYLERVRYAGLTTEGLRRGKWRNLTPSEVRQIRRSVKLR; translated from the coding sequence ATGTCATCGAATAATCCAAAAATGTCCAAAAAATCTGCCGACAGGCAAAACCCCAAAGGCCCAAAACCTGATCAAGCACGTTTGTCAAGTGGTTCATCCACACAGAAGCCGATGAAACGGGTTCCGCGAAAAGGTGACAAAACCGGACAAAAACCCTTAGGTGAACCCATCTCGGAAGCGATGCGCCTCAATCGATTTTTGGCGGTAGCAGGTGTGGCTTCTCGTCGGAAAGCAGATGAAATCATTGCAGAAGGTTTTGTTACGGTAAATGGAGAACTGGTTAGGGAAATGGGTACGCTTGTGCAACCGGGGGATATCGTTGTGATGAATGGGAAAACCTTAACCCCTCAGCACTATCGGTACATCCTGCTTAACAAGCCCGAAAACACCATCACGACGGTAGAGGATGACCGAGGACGTAAAACCGTTTTGGATTTAGTGGCGTTACCTGAAAATAATGAGATCAGAATTTATCCTGTAGGTCGTTTAGACCGAGACACGGTCGGGGCACTTTTGCTTACGAATGATGGTGAATTGGCGAATCGCTTGATGCACCCACGTTATCAAATCGAGAAATATTACTTGGTAGAGGCCGATAAGAGCGTTAAACCCTCTACTTTAGAGACCTTTAAGGAAGGCATCATGCTGGAGGAAGGCTTGGCAAAAATGGATGATGCAGATTATGTGGCTCTTCCAGATCGCACCAAAATCGGTGTGAAATTACATGAGGGCAAAAACCGACAAATTCGGAGAATGTTTGAGGCCGCAGGACACGAGGTAAAGTATTTAGAGCGGGTAAGGTATGCTGGGTTGACCACCGAGGGGCTACGTCGCGGAAAGTGGAGGAATCTGACCCCTTCCGAAGTCAGGCAAATAAGACGCTCGGTTAAGTTGAGATAA
- the guaB gene encoding IMP dehydrogenase, which yields MMSKIIGEGLTYDDVLLLPGRSDVLPRNANLKTRLTKKIQLNIPFLSAAMDTVTESQMAIAIAREGGVGVLHKNMRIEQQAGEVRRVKRSESGMILDPITLRPENTVKDAKELMAKYSIGGIPVVDENRVLLGIVTNRDLRFEPSASTKLGQVMTKAPLRTTSVGTSLAIAEDLLKQYKIEKLPVVDEKGILKGLITFKDIKKKQAHPFACKDTHGRLRVGAAVGVTPDTMERVAALVEAEVDFVVVDTAHGHSVGVMQMVSKIKAVYGTLEVLAGNVATGAGTRDLIEAGADAVKVGIGPGSICTTRVIAGVGVPQFSAVLACAEAAASYDVPLIADGGIKLTGDVPKALAAGADTVMIGSLFAGVDESPGHTVLYEGRKFKTYRGMGSLGAMKAGSKDRYFQDAEDDIKKLVPEGIEGRVPYKGTLSEVIFQMKGGLQAAMGYCGCPTIPALQEKAQFIRITASGIRESHPHDIILTEEAPNYSSRR from the coding sequence GTGATGTCGAAAATTATTGGTGAAGGTCTTACCTACGACGATGTATTGCTTTTACCGGGGCGTTCCGATGTGCTGCCTCGAAATGCAAACCTGAAAACACGATTAACCAAAAAAATCCAACTCAATATTCCATTTCTATCGGCGGCAATGGATACCGTTACGGAATCTCAAATGGCCATTGCCATTGCAAGGGAAGGTGGCGTAGGGGTTTTGCATAAAAACATGCGGATTGAGCAACAAGCCGGCGAAGTCCGACGGGTAAAACGCTCTGAAAGTGGGATGATTTTAGACCCTATTACGCTACGCCCCGAAAATACCGTAAAAGATGCTAAAGAGCTGATGGCCAAATACTCCATTGGTGGTATTCCCGTGGTGGACGAAAATCGGGTACTGTTGGGAATTGTGACCAACCGAGACTTGCGCTTCGAGCCGTCGGCAAGCACAAAATTGGGGCAGGTTATGACAAAAGCACCACTTCGTACCACTTCGGTGGGAACGTCTCTTGCAATCGCTGAGGACTTGCTCAAACAATACAAAATCGAAAAACTACCGGTTGTTGATGAGAAAGGAATCCTTAAAGGACTCATTACCTTTAAAGACATAAAAAAGAAGCAAGCACATCCATTTGCCTGCAAAGATACACATGGCCGCTTACGTGTTGGGGCTGCAGTTGGCGTAACGCCCGATACTATGGAGCGTGTTGCTGCTCTTGTTGAAGCTGAAGTGGACTTTGTGGTCGTTGATACCGCACATGGCCACTCGGTTGGCGTGATGCAAATGGTCTCAAAAATCAAAGCAGTTTATGGAACGTTAGAAGTGCTGGCTGGAAATGTGGCTACAGGTGCGGGAACCCGCGATTTGATAGAAGCTGGTGCGGATGCCGTAAAAGTGGGTATAGGACCGGGATCAATCTGTACCACACGTGTAATTGCTGGCGTTGGTGTACCGCAGTTTTCAGCTGTACTGGCGTGTGCCGAGGCCGCCGCAAGCTATGACGTACCCCTTATTGCCGATGGTGGTATTAAGCTCACGGGCGATGTCCCCAAAGCCTTGGCCGCTGGTGCAGATACGGTTATGATCGGTTCCCTCTTTGCAGGTGTGGATGAAAGCCCTGGCCATACCGTGCTTTATGAAGGACGGAAATTTAAAACCTATCGCGGAATGGGTTCGCTCGGCGCAATGAAAGCAGGAAGTAAAGATCGTTATTTTCAAGACGCAGAGGATGATATCAAAAAATTGGTTCCGGAAGGGATTGAAGGACGGGTTCCGTACAAAGGCACACTTAGCGAAGTGATTTTCCAGATGAAGGGTGGTCTTCAAGCAGCTATGGGGTATTGTGGCTGTCCAACGATTCCGGCGTTGCAGGAAAAAGCACAATTTATACGAATTACCGCATCCGGAATTCGGGAAAGCCATCCCCATGACATTATTTTAACGGAGGAAGCACCCAATTATAGCTCAAGAAGATAG
- a CDS encoding glycosyl transferase family 1, with translation MLPEAPHLRVLVIAYYFPPMGGSGVQRITKFVKYLSQFGWEPEVLTVEPQGYYAYDESLLNEIPDVAIHRVASKDLNRLFKKGQTVTMPGASVQKKWAWLSGWAMIPDSKIGWKDDAVEAGKKILDSKRFDMILSTAPPFTAHLVAMELSQYSGVPFIADFREPWMDNSRLQMPTQRHKRKHLELETEVVKHASRLVTINRGIKEGLIQRHTGAGGYNTIQIISHGFDPEDFPVHGTYMDGIMRFVYSGMFYDVQKPDTFLHAFQDFISRRPDAAPHVLAEFVGLTPEGGPELVNKLKLQDHVVFEGYIPHRKSVQKIWLADVLWMTLGDQPNVEKMSTSKLYEYFGTQKPIIGLVPEGEEAQQIRTYGAGVVIDPQDIRATSNAIEGYYDQWRKRALPRPDPSFVERFDRRLLTRELAKVMSGVLMQMNEYYTL, from the coding sequence ATGCTACCCGAAGCCCCACACCTGCGCGTTTTGGTGATTGCCTACTATTTCCCTCCAATGGGAGGGAGTGGCGTTCAGCGTATTACCAAATTTGTAAAGTACCTTTCCCAATTTGGTTGGGAGCCAGAAGTGCTTACTGTTGAGCCACAAGGCTATTATGCCTACGACGAAAGCCTATTAAATGAAATCCCAGATGTGGCGATACATCGAGTGGCTTCCAAAGACTTGAACCGCCTGTTCAAAAAAGGGCAAACCGTAACCATGCCCGGTGCATCGGTGCAAAAAAAGTGGGCTTGGCTTAGTGGATGGGCGATGATCCCAGACTCTAAAATTGGATGGAAGGATGATGCAGTCGAGGCAGGAAAAAAGATTTTAGACAGCAAGCGTTTCGATATGATTCTCTCCACAGCCCCACCATTTACTGCTCATTTGGTGGCTATGGAACTTAGTCAATATAGTGGTGTACCGTTCATCGCCGATTTTCGGGAGCCTTGGATGGATAATTCGCGGCTCCAAATGCCCACACAACGCCATAAACGTAAACACTTAGAATTAGAAACGGAGGTGGTGAAACATGCTTCGCGACTTGTTACCATCAATCGAGGCATAAAAGAAGGTCTTATTCAGCGTCATACCGGAGCTGGCGGCTACAATACCATCCAAATCATCTCTCACGGTTTTGATCCAGAGGATTTTCCGGTTCATGGAACGTATATGGATGGCATTATGCGCTTTGTTTATTCGGGCATGTTTTATGACGTACAAAAGCCCGATACCTTCCTTCATGCATTTCAGGACTTTATCAGCCGGAGACCAGATGCGGCTCCACATGTTTTGGCCGAATTTGTGGGTTTAACCCCAGAAGGTGGGCCGGAATTGGTGAATAAGCTCAAGTTACAAGACCATGTGGTCTTTGAAGGATATATCCCACATCGAAAGTCTGTTCAAAAAATATGGCTTGCCGATGTGCTTTGGATGACACTTGGAGATCAGCCAAATGTAGAGAAAATGTCCACGAGTAAGCTATATGAGTATTTCGGCACCCAAAAGCCCATCATAGGATTGGTTCCAGAGGGTGAGGAAGCCCAGCAAATACGTACATACGGTGCCGGTGTAGTCATAGATCCACAAGACATTCGTGCAACTTCCAACGCCATTGAGGGGTATTACGACCAATGGCGCAAACGCGCGTTACCAAGACCAGATCCGAGTTTTGTGGAACGTTTTGACCGCCGATTGCTCACCAGAGAACTTGCGAAAGTGATGTCTGGGGTGTTGATGCAAATGAATGAATATTATACCCTTTAA
- a CDS encoding ATP-binding protein, translating into MNIIPFNNLASSVKKEQIHFSLASVPEHASVILAMLQSCATYFNWSPDFSERIFQAGTEGFINGMEHGNGYNPQKQVCFALTHSESGVEIVIQDQGNGFNPDALPDPLAPENILKASGRGLFLIRHWADEVHFEDNGKRLVLNFYAENEDVA; encoded by the coding sequence ATGAATATTATACCCTTTAATAATTTGGCTTCATCCGTAAAAAAAGAACAAATTCATTTCTCTTTGGCCAGTGTCCCTGAACACGCTTCGGTGATATTGGCCATGCTACAATCTTGTGCCACCTATTTTAATTGGTCACCAGACTTTTCAGAGCGCATTTTTCAAGCGGGAACGGAAGGCTTTATTAATGGGATGGAACACGGGAATGGCTATAATCCACAGAAACAGGTTTGTTTTGCGCTAACTCATTCGGAAAGCGGGGTGGAAATTGTTATTCAAGACCAAGGAAATGGGTTTAATCCTGACGCTTTACCAGACCCGCTTGCGCCAGAGAATATACTCAAAGCCTCCGGACGGGGCCTGTTTCTAATCCGTCATTGGGCAGATGAAGTCCATTTTGAGGACAATGGTAAACGCTTGGTCTTGAACTTCTATGCTGAAAATGAAGACGTGGCGTAA
- a CDS encoding 3-deoxy-7-phosphoheptulonate synthase, producing the protein MVVILHPNIDESSEAYQVTLSYLSRLPKIEVKLHTIEGVQDKLTEVYLLGKTGELNVEQIAALPGVERVVRISQDYRILGKHKDEKRVVGFNYNGVEFNQDNLHIFAGLCAVDNPTNVEAMMKGVRDLGLNCTRMGAYKPRTNPYAFQGHGAACLPWVFELAGKYDIKVIAMEVTHERHVDEINEALEKTGQPTGVMLQIGTRNTQNFELLKAVGSQKTHPVLLKRGFGITLSESLNAAEYLASEGNANVIFCLRGMKANFGDPHRNMVDFAHVPVVKRLTRMPVCVDPSHSVGSREKSSDGILDTLHVTAQGVIAGANMILVDFHPKPPEAFVDGPQALLMHELEQFVADVRITREAYEKRRTLWES; encoded by the coding sequence ATGGTTGTTATTCTCCATCCAAACATTGACGAAAGCTCAGAAGCTTATCAGGTTACACTTTCATACCTGAGCCGCCTTCCTAAAATCGAGGTTAAACTTCACACCATCGAGGGGGTTCAAGACAAACTCACGGAGGTCTATCTACTGGGCAAAACCGGTGAGCTAAATGTTGAACAAATCGCAGCATTACCCGGTGTGGAGCGCGTTGTTCGAATATCTCAAGACTACCGGATTCTGGGTAAGCACAAAGATGAAAAACGTGTGGTTGGCTTTAATTACAACGGCGTGGAATTTAACCAAGACAACCTGCACATCTTTGCTGGTCTATGTGCGGTTGATAACCCAACCAATGTGGAGGCGATGATGAAGGGCGTCCGCGACTTAGGCCTAAATTGTACCCGTATGGGAGCATACAAACCCCGAACCAATCCGTATGCGTTTCAAGGGCATGGCGCTGCTTGCCTGCCTTGGGTTTTTGAATTGGCGGGGAAATACGACATCAAGGTGATTGCAATGGAGGTCACCCACGAACGGCATGTGGATGAAATTAACGAGGCTTTAGAAAAAACAGGTCAACCAACTGGGGTTATGCTCCAAATTGGAACGAGAAATACACAAAATTTTGAATTGCTCAAAGCAGTTGGATCACAAAAAACCCATCCCGTATTGCTCAAACGCGGCTTTGGGATTACCCTTTCCGAGTCGCTGAATGCTGCCGAATACTTGGCAAGCGAGGGCAATGCCAATGTAATTTTCTGTTTGCGTGGGATGAAGGCCAATTTTGGCGACCCACACCGAAATATGGTGGATTTTGCACATGTACCTGTTGTTAAAAGACTTACCCGCATGCCCGTCTGTGTAGATCCGTCACATTCGGTGGGTTCACGGGAGAAATCCTCGGATGGCATTTTGGATACCTTACACGTTACTGCTCAAGGGGTTATTGCCGGAGCCAATATGATTCTGGTGGATTTCCATCCCAAACCGCCAGAAGCCTTTGTGGATGGCCCGCAAGCCTTGTTGATGCACGAGTTAGAACAATTTGTAGCGGATGTACGCATTACCCGCGAGGCATATGAAAAACGCCGTACCCTGTGGGAGTCCTGA
- a CDS encoding type II toxin-antitoxin system PemK/MazF family toxin: MTKYLQYDIVIAHLDATVGRGIKKNDLIYIVSYNEMNKHLATVVVCPITSHSRSYPTRIGFELEGQENWIVIDQIRMIDQIRITNNIGKLDVKTIEYVKDVIKEAYVD, translated from the coding sequence ATGACGAAGTATTTGCAGTATGATATTGTTATTGCCCATTTAGACGCAACAGTAGGTCGCGGAATCAAGAAAAACGACCTTATCTATATCGTTTCATACAATGAGATGAACAAGCATTTGGCAACGGTTGTCGTTTGTCCAATCACTTCACACTCAAGAAGCTATCCAACAAGGATTGGTTTTGAGTTGGAAGGACAAGAGAATTGGATCGTGATAGACCAAATCCGTATGATAGACCAAATCCGAATAACCAATAATATTGGAAAATTGGACGTTAAAACTATTGAATATGTGAAAGATGTCATCAAAGAAGCCTATGTGGATTAG
- a CDS encoding PorV/PorQ family protein, whose translation MRFQKFLFLPFVVFWIFVATGLIKAQSAGAFSRMGSDARGVAMGNALVGDGFGQTSGYYNPALSPYLAEQHLTVSYSALTFDRNLQSIVFAAPMKPQAGVTAGFIHGGVSKIDERDASGYHTGDISTNEYLFYGAFGSRIGKRTTFGIRFSYFLADYYEHVKPSTTLSLGAGLTVKLRENLRLGFAAEDLLGKYSWDTSKLYEENGRETTDYLPTRLKFGAAWQNSNKKLTISAEAESRVEKVEHDITTFSIQNGIPQTVSDLENLQLQSTRLRLGGEYWLTSPIGLRLGLEQSESSVLPSFGFALRQNLGELRFRFDYALRMEPFNTGLMHLLTLRMGL comes from the coding sequence ATGCGCTTCCAAAAATTCCTTTTTTTACCTTTTGTTGTTTTTTGGATATTCGTCGCCACCGGACTCATCAAGGCGCAGTCTGCTGGTGCATTTTCCCGAATGGGTTCAGATGCGCGCGGCGTTGCTATGGGCAATGCTCTTGTTGGAGACGGATTCGGACAAACTTCCGGGTACTACAATCCGGCGCTTTCGCCATATCTCGCCGAGCAGCATCTGACGGTTTCGTATAGTGCGCTTACGTTTGATCGCAATCTTCAAAGTATTGTATTTGCTGCACCTATGAAGCCACAAGCGGGTGTGACGGCTGGATTTATTCATGGCGGCGTCTCCAAAATAGATGAGCGGGATGCAAGTGGTTATCATACGGGCGACATCAGTACAAACGAATATCTGTTTTATGGTGCGTTTGGTTCGCGCATTGGAAAACGAACGACTTTTGGCATCCGTTTTTCTTATTTCCTCGCCGATTATTATGAGCATGTAAAACCCTCCACAACCCTAAGTTTGGGTGCAGGATTGACGGTTAAGCTCCGCGAAAACCTTCGGTTAGGTTTTGCCGCAGAGGACCTCTTGGGCAAATACAGTTGGGACACCTCAAAACTGTATGAGGAAAATGGCCGCGAAACAACAGATTATCTTCCAACAAGGTTAAAATTTGGAGCGGCATGGCAAAACAGTAACAAAAAGTTGACGATAAGCGCCGAGGCAGAATCTCGTGTGGAAAAAGTGGAGCATGATATAACGACTTTTTCCATCCAAAACGGGATTCCTCAAACCGTGTCTGATCTTGAAAATTTGCAATTACAGTCCACACGTTTGCGATTAGGCGGCGAATACTGGCTCACCTCTCCGATCGGACTACGTTTGGGCTTAGAACAGTCCGAGTCTTCCGTTCTGCCTTCGTTTGGTTTTGCACTTCGCCAAAATTTGGGGGAATTGCGCTTTCGGTTTGATTATGCCTTGCGTATGGAGCCGTTTAACACTGGACTTATGCACCTTTTAACGCTTAGAATGGGGCTTTAG